One genomic window of Pecten maximus chromosome 3, xPecMax1.1, whole genome shotgun sequence includes the following:
- the LOC117324591 gene encoding nitrile-specifier protein 5-like, translating into MVVIGRKTFIFGGENIPRVPFSNIVHCLDMDTCTWSELSTTGDVPVPRFADSAAAVGHVMYIFGGRTGINMGEGNFNDLYAFDTRDNVWTLLKPSGVAPSPRSFHAMAVVANRLYVFGGCVEEDRLNDLHSYDIATNTWEQQPTNEDIERRGGAGLIAVGKDLFVVAGFTGRELNDVYKYDTDSKTWSKLTLDKELPPRSVFGISSMSTFIIVWFGEVDPSGKGHLGGFSQDGYIMDTCSKAGWELMSCSGETPEARGWMPIAPCQLNDMDGVFLFGGTNFDKKRLNDCHYLSIKL; encoded by the coding sequence ATGGTGGTGATTGGCAGAAAGACTTTCATATTTGGCGGGGAAAATATTCCAAGGGTACCGTTCAGTAACATTGTCCACTGTCTTGATATGGACACATGCACCTGGTCGGAACTGAGCACCACTGGTGACGTCCCTGTACCACGTTTCGCCGACAGCGCCGCCGCAGTGGGTCACGTGATGTACATATTTGGCGGAAGAACGGGAATCAATATGGGCGAGGGAAACTTCAATGACCTGTATGCTTTTGACACCAGAGACAATGTTTGGACTCTTTTGAAACCGTCTGGGGTTGCTCCTTCCCCTAGAAGCTTTCACGCCATGGCGGTAGTTGCCAATCGCCTTTACGTGTTTGGCGGATGTGTAGAAGAAGACCGTTTGAACGATCTCCATTCTTATGATATTGCCACCAACACATGGGAACAACAGCCAACCAATGAGGACATCGAAAGACGAGGTGGGGCGGGTCTAATTGCAGTTGGAAAAGACTTGTTCGTCGTAGCAGGTTTTACAGGAAGAGAGTTGAATGATGTCTATAAATACGACACAGACTCCAAAACATGGTCAAAACTGACGCTTGACAAAGAACTTCCTCCAAGGTCCGTCTTTGGAATCTCATCAATGTCTACttttatcattgtttggttCGGTGAAGTAGATCCGTCCGGCAAAGGACATTTAGGAGGGTTTTCCCAAGATGGCTATATAATGGACACATGTAGCAAAGCCGGATGGGAATTGATGTCGTGTTCGGGAGAAACACCAGAAGCGAGAGGATGGATGCCAATAGCACCATGTCAGTTAAATGACATGGACGGCGTATTTTTATTTGGAGGCACCAACTTTGACAAAAAAAGGTTAAATGATTGTCATTACCTTTCTATAAAGTTATGA